A single window of Granulicella mallensis MP5ACTX8 DNA harbors:
- a CDS encoding LysR family transcriptional regulator, translating into MDLFQLETFLAVAEERSFSRAAARLHRTQPAVSQVIAKLEAELGETLLERSSRDGTLTDAGEVLREYAEKMLNLRADATSALVDLRSLHTGRLNLAANEYTCLYLLPLLDAFRREHPRVKVAVQRTLASRIADEILQHSVELGVVSFRPDDPQVRSMLVYRDELVCIVSPGHALAKEGKASIQRLGREVFVAHNVQSPLRQKVIGAFKRHKTPLQMEVELPSLEAIKRFVQRGNGVALVPKLTVEVELEAGALVGIAVPELQMERKLRLVYRRQAALSHAARAFLQVVEKHAEAHGDPFCFIAERA; encoded by the coding sequence GTGGACTTATTTCAGTTGGAGACGTTTCTGGCGGTAGCCGAGGAACGCAGCTTTTCGCGAGCAGCGGCGCGGCTGCATCGAACCCAGCCTGCGGTCAGCCAGGTCATTGCGAAGCTCGAAGCAGAGCTTGGCGAAACCTTGCTGGAGCGTTCTTCACGCGACGGCACGCTGACCGATGCGGGCGAAGTCCTTCGTGAATATGCCGAGAAAATGTTGAATCTAAGGGCTGATGCCACTTCGGCCCTGGTCGATCTGCGTTCTCTGCATACGGGGCGTCTGAACCTGGCAGCCAACGAGTACACCTGCCTTTACCTGCTGCCGCTGCTGGATGCCTTCCGGCGCGAGCATCCGCGGGTCAAGGTCGCGGTGCAGCGGACATTGGCCAGCCGCATCGCTGACGAGATCCTGCAGCACTCGGTGGAGCTGGGGGTCGTCAGCTTCAGGCCGGACGATCCGCAGGTGCGGTCGATGCTGGTGTACCGCGATGAACTGGTCTGCATCGTGAGCCCCGGCCATGCGCTGGCGAAGGAGGGCAAGGCTTCGATCCAGCGGCTGGGGCGAGAGGTCTTTGTGGCACACAATGTGCAGTCACCTCTGCGCCAGAAGGTGATTGGCGCGTTCAAGAGGCACAAGACACCTCTGCAGATGGAGGTCGAGCTGCCATCGCTGGAGGCGATCAAACGGTTTGTGCAGCGGGGCAATGGCGTGGCTCTCGTTCCGAAGCTGACCGTTGAGGTAGAGCTGGAGGCGGGAGCCCTGGTGGGGATCGCGGTGCCGGAGTTGCAGATGGAGCGCAAGCTGCGGCTGGTCTACCGGCGGCAGGCGGCCTTGAGCCATGCCGCACGAGCGTTTCTGCAGGTGGTTGAAAAACATGCGGAGGCCCATGGCGATCCGTTTTGTTTTATTGCGGAACGGGCGTAG
- the leuD gene encoding 3-isopropylmalate dehydratase small subunit: MTPINIITSIAAPLPFPNIDTDQIIPKQFLKRIERTGYGDFLFFDWRYDLETPDHVSERKDFVLNKPEYKGAEILIAEKNFGCGSSREHAAWAINQYGFRAVIAPSFADIFFSNAGKNGIILCRLTEDEVATLLKLCTDNPQHKLTINLEAQTVTDEQGFSAHFDMDPFRKHCLLNGLDDIGLTLLHENELDSYEAKHNEEFWVAPKALTTA; the protein is encoded by the coding sequence ATGACACCGATCAACATCATCACCAGCATCGCCGCTCCGCTGCCCTTTCCGAACATCGACACGGACCAGATCATCCCGAAGCAGTTCCTCAAGCGCATCGAGCGCACCGGCTACGGCGACTTCCTGTTCTTCGACTGGCGCTATGACCTCGAGACACCCGATCACGTCTCCGAGCGCAAGGACTTCGTGCTGAACAAGCCGGAGTACAAGGGCGCCGAGATCCTCATCGCCGAAAAGAACTTCGGCTGCGGCAGCTCGCGCGAGCACGCCGCCTGGGCGATCAACCAGTACGGCTTCCGCGCTGTCATCGCGCCCAGCTTCGCCGACATCTTCTTCTCGAACGCAGGCAAGAACGGCATCATCCTCTGCCGCCTCACCGAAGACGAAGTCGCAACCCTGTTGAAGCTCTGCACCGATAACCCGCAGCACAAGCTCACGATTAACCTTGAAGCCCAAACCGTCACCGACGAACAGGGCTTCAGCGCCCACTTCGACATGGACCCATTCCGCAAGCATTGCCTGCTGAACGGCCTCGACGACATCGGCCTCACGCTGCTGCATGAGAACGAGCTCGACAGCTACGAAGCAAAGCACAACGAAGAGTTCTGGGTAGCACCAAAGGCCCTGACCACCGCATAA
- the leuC gene encoding 3-isopropylmalate dehydratase large subunit gives MSTETNNTPQVVAPRTMFEKVWQQHVVAEPAGEPTILYIDLQLVHEVTSPQAFDGLRLAGRKLRRPDRHIATVDHNVPTTSVQDRLVIADQISNAQVNALRKNCAEFGIEFFDVQAAEQGIVHMIGPELGATKPGMTIVCGDSHTSTHGAFGALAFGIGTSEVEHVMATQTLPQSKPKTFRINVEGELPYGVTAKDIILDIIGRIGTDGATGYVVEYAGSAIRALSMEGRMTICNMSIEAGARAGMIAPDETTFNYLKGRRFVPKGEAWDLAVQNWASLISDEGATFDRELHIDATKLAPSVTWGTSPGMVTTIDSTVPSIDDAPSEADKKSFSRALEYMDLKPGTKIEDINVDAVFLGSCTNARIEDLRAAAKIVDGYHVATTVRAMVVPGSQSVKHQAEEEGLDLVFKSAGFEWREPGCSMCLGMNPDILQPGERCASTSNRNFEGRQGRGGRTHLLSPAMAAAAAITGHLTDVRNWKFHSKVS, from the coding sequence ATGAGTACAGAGACAAACAATACGCCGCAAGTCGTCGCCCCCCGCACCATGTTCGAGAAGGTCTGGCAGCAGCACGTAGTCGCCGAGCCGGCCGGCGAACCGACGATCCTCTACATCGACCTCCAGCTCGTGCATGAGGTCACCTCGCCGCAGGCCTTCGACGGCCTCCGCCTCGCGGGCCGCAAGCTGCGCCGCCCCGATCGCCACATCGCGACCGTGGACCACAACGTGCCCACGACCTCGGTGCAGGACCGCCTCGTGATCGCCGACCAGATCTCCAACGCGCAGGTCAATGCGCTGCGCAAGAACTGCGCCGAGTTCGGCATTGAGTTCTTCGACGTGCAGGCGGCTGAGCAAGGCATCGTGCACATGATCGGGCCCGAGCTCGGCGCGACCAAGCCCGGCATGACCATCGTCTGCGGCGACTCGCACACCAGCACCCACGGAGCCTTTGGAGCCCTGGCCTTCGGCATCGGCACCAGCGAGGTCGAACACGTCATGGCCACGCAGACCCTGCCGCAGTCCAAGCCGAAGACCTTCCGCATCAACGTCGAGGGCGAGCTTCCTTACGGAGTTACCGCGAAGGACATCATCCTCGACATCATCGGCCGCATCGGCACCGATGGCGCAACGGGTTACGTCGTGGAGTACGCCGGCTCAGCCATTCGCGCACTCTCGATGGAAGGCCGCATGACCATCTGCAACATGAGCATCGAAGCCGGCGCACGCGCAGGCATGATCGCTCCCGACGAAACGACCTTCAACTACCTCAAAGGTCGCCGCTTCGTTCCCAAGGGTGAAGCGTGGGATCTCGCAGTACAGAACTGGGCCTCACTGATCAGCGATGAAGGTGCAACGTTCGACCGCGAGCTCCACATCGACGCTACCAAGCTCGCGCCCAGCGTCACCTGGGGCACCTCGCCCGGCATGGTCACCACCATCGACAGCACGGTTCCCTCCATCGACGACGCTCCCAGCGAAGCCGACAAGAAGTCCTTCTCTCGCGCGCTCGAATACATGGACCTGAAGCCCGGCACAAAGATCGAAGACATCAACGTCGACGCGGTCTTCCTCGGCTCCTGCACCAACGCGCGCATCGAAGACCTTCGCGCTGCAGCCAAGATCGTCGACGGCTATCACGTCGCCACCACGGTCCGCGCCATGGTCGTCCCCGGCTCGCAGTCGGTCAAGCACCAGGCTGAAGAAGAAGGCCTCGACCTGGTCTTCAAGAGCGCAGGCTTCGAGTGGCGCGAGCCCGGCTGCTCCATGTGCCTCGGCATGAACCCCGACATCCTGCAGCCCGGCGAACGCTGCGCCAGCACCAGCAACCGTAACTTCGAAGGCCGCCAGGGCCGCGGGGGCCGCACGCACCTGCTCTCGCCCGCAATGGCCGCCGCCGCCGCCATCACCGGACACCTCACCGATGTCCGCAACTGGAAGTTTCATAGCAAGGTTTCATAG
- a CDS encoding 2-isopropylmalate synthase produces MAHTDQIVFFDTTLRDGEQSPGCTMHPGEKLRFAHQLAALGVDIIEAGFPIASAGDFDSVRTIAKEVKGVRIAALARAKQADIESAARAVEPAQNNRIHTFLSSSDIHLEHQMRMSRAQALDLAAESVRRARSFVDNVEFSPMDATRTEAAFLCEMVKVAVQAGATTINIPDTVGYVTPSEYTAIFRMLRELPGMEGVIFSTHCHDDLGLAVANTLAGIEGGARQVEVAVNGIGERAGNAALEEVAAALLVRRDVLPYTSNIVNTQLYPTSALLAEIVDHPVAPNKAVVGKNAFAHESGIHQHGVLANPLTYEIMTPASVGVTATTIVLGKHSGRRALEHRLTELGHTLTREELDSVYHRFTELADRKKSIYDQDIVALLNVHSAEPLATPTP; encoded by the coding sequence ATGGCGCACACCGATCAGATCGTCTTCTTCGACACAACCCTGCGCGACGGCGAGCAGTCGCCCGGCTGCACCATGCACCCAGGCGAAAAACTGCGTTTCGCGCATCAGCTTGCGGCCCTTGGTGTGGACATCATCGAGGCCGGCTTTCCGATCGCGTCCGCAGGCGACTTTGACTCCGTGCGGACCATCGCCAAAGAAGTTAAGGGTGTGCGCATCGCCGCCCTGGCGAGAGCCAAGCAGGCAGATATCGAATCAGCCGCTCGTGCCGTGGAACCCGCTCAAAACAACCGCATCCATACCTTTCTCTCCTCCTCCGACATCCATCTCGAGCACCAGATGAGGATGTCCAGGGCACAGGCACTCGACCTCGCCGCCGAATCGGTACGCAGGGCCCGCTCCTTTGTGGACAACGTAGAGTTCTCGCCCATGGACGCGACACGCACCGAAGCCGCTTTCCTCTGCGAGATGGTCAAGGTTGCCGTGCAGGCCGGGGCCACCACCATCAATATTCCGGATACCGTCGGCTATGTGACACCGTCTGAATACACAGCCATCTTCCGCATGCTGAGAGAGCTGCCTGGCATGGAAGGCGTCATCTTCTCCACACACTGCCACGACGATCTTGGCCTTGCGGTCGCCAATACGCTGGCCGGCATCGAAGGTGGAGCGCGTCAGGTCGAAGTAGCTGTCAATGGTATCGGCGAACGCGCCGGAAACGCCGCCCTGGAAGAAGTAGCTGCGGCCCTGCTGGTACGCCGCGATGTTCTGCCCTACACCTCGAACATCGTGAATACGCAGCTCTACCCGACCAGCGCGCTGCTTGCGGAAATCGTAGACCACCCCGTCGCTCCTAATAAGGCGGTAGTCGGCAAAAATGCCTTTGCCCACGAAAGCGGCATTCATCAACACGGCGTCCTGGCCAACCCTCTCACCTACGAGATCATGACGCCGGCCTCCGTCGGCGTGACAGCCACAACGATCGTGCTCGGCAAACACTCCGGCCGCCGCGCACTGGAGCATCGCCTCACGGAGCTCGGCCACACGCTCACACGCGAAGAACTCGACAGCGTTTATCACCGCTTCACCGAGCTGGCGGACCGCAAAAAATCTATCTACGACCAGGACATCGTTGCTCTGCTCAACGTGCATAGCGCCGAGCCGCTGGCAACTCCAACCCCATAG
- the ilvC gene encoding ketol-acid reductoisomerase, protein MAKTYHDADADLSLIQAKKVAIIGYGSQGHAHALNLKDSGVDVRVGLRADSPNAKKAKLAGLEVGTVAEVSAWADVIMNLVPDQTASKVYHAEIEPNMKPNATLMFAHGFNIRFRTITPPAGVDVSLVAPKAPGHRVREVFTEGGGVPGLVAVEQDASGNALALALSYAKGIGCTRAGVLETTFTEETETDLFGEQAVLCGGTAALVKCGFEVLTEAGYQPELAYFEVLHELKLIVDLMYRGGLEYMRHSISDTAEWGDYVAGPRIVTADTKKAMEGLLADIRSGEFAKKFIAENETGRHEFARIRKQEAAHPIEKVGAELRKAMPFLDPVKVQDGNVVKA, encoded by the coding sequence ATGGCAAAGACCTACCACGACGCAGACGCAGACCTCTCCCTTATCCAGGCAAAGAAAGTCGCCATCATCGGCTACGGCTCGCAGGGCCATGCTCACGCCCTCAACCTGAAGGACTCCGGCGTCGACGTCCGTGTCGGCCTGCGTGCTGACTCGCCCAACGCCAAGAAGGCCAAGCTCGCCGGCCTCGAAGTCGGCACCGTTGCTGAAGTCTCCGCCTGGGCCGATGTCATCATGAACCTCGTTCCCGACCAGACCGCCTCCAAGGTCTATCACGCGGAGATCGAGCCGAACATGAAGCCCAACGCAACCCTGATGTTCGCGCACGGCTTCAACATCCGCTTCCGCACCATCACACCGCCCGCCGGCGTCGATGTCTCGCTCGTCGCGCCCAAGGCTCCCGGCCATCGCGTTCGTGAGGTCTTCACCGAGGGCGGCGGCGTCCCGGGCCTCGTGGCTGTCGAGCAGGATGCCAGCGGCAACGCGCTCGCGTTGGCTCTCAGCTATGCCAAGGGCATCGGCTGCACCCGCGCCGGTGTGCTCGAGACCACCTTCACTGAAGAGACCGAAACCGACCTCTTCGGCGAACAGGCTGTGCTCTGCGGCGGTACCGCGGCGCTGGTCAAGTGTGGCTTTGAAGTCCTGACCGAGGCCGGCTACCAGCCCGAGCTCGCTTACTTCGAGGTGCTGCACGAGCTCAAGCTCATCGTCGACCTGATGTACCGTGGCGGCCTCGAGTACATGCGCCACAGCATCTCCGACACCGCAGAGTGGGGTGACTACGTCGCCGGCCCGCGCATCGTCACCGCCGACACCAAGAAGGCGATGGAAGGCCTGCTCGCCGACATCCGCTCGGGTGAGTTCGCGAAGAAGTTCATCGCGGAGAACGAGACCGGACGCCACGAGTTCGCCCGCATCCGCAAGCAGGAAGCCGCACACCCGATCGAAAAGGTCGGCGCCGAACTCCGCAAGGCAATGCCCTTCCTCGATCCCGTCAAGGTTCAGGACGGCAACGTCGTCAAGGCATAA
- the ilvB gene encoding biosynthetic-type acetolactate synthase large subunit: protein MANKSQQHPTLTGAEILWATLAGEGTTTVFGYPGGAILPIYDALRKFPTIHHVLVRHEQGAAHMADGYARASGRPGVCMATSGPGATNLVTGLATAMLDSIPMVAITGQVSSKVLGSDAFQEVDITGITLPITKHNFLVTRAEDIAPAVRLAFQIATSGRPGPVLVDITKDAQQATAIFSFEAAKPETYRPHPMLRAESSSIREAIELIKQSKKPVILAGHGIVESGAEREVIAFAEAQQIPIASTLLGLGAIPAAHPLSLGMMGMHGESWVNNAIQEADLLLAFGMRFDDRVTGNLASYAPTAKKIHIEIDPSEINKNVRVDVALIGDLKEVLQLLLPLLPKNTDTSWLREINASKGSAAVRDIINLPDNGHLYAAHVIHDIWREAQAAGRLEDTIIVTDVGQHQMWEAQYFKHEAPRSLVTSGGLGTMGFALPAAIGAKAACPDKDVWVIAGDGGFQMTAAELSTIVQEGLAINIAVINNGFLGMVRQWQETFYEKNYSASPILSPDFVMLAAAHGIAAANVSKRTDVTPTVTKARTSGKAFLINFQVEKEDGVYPMIAPGAALHEMVRRPQHDPLLETAEDK, encoded by the coding sequence ATGGCAAACAAATCACAGCAGCACCCCACCCTTACCGGAGCCGAGATCCTCTGGGCCACGCTCGCGGGTGAAGGCACGACAACCGTCTTCGGGTATCCCGGCGGCGCCATCCTGCCCATCTACGACGCTCTCCGCAAATTCCCGACCATCCACCACGTCCTCGTCCGCCACGAGCAGGGCGCCGCACACATGGCCGATGGCTATGCCCGTGCCTCAGGACGTCCCGGTGTCTGCATGGCCACCTCAGGCCCCGGCGCGACCAACCTCGTGACCGGCCTGGCAACGGCGATGCTCGACAGCATCCCCATGGTCGCAATCACCGGCCAGGTCTCCAGCAAGGTCCTGGGCAGCGACGCCTTCCAGGAGGTCGACATCACCGGCATCACCCTGCCGATCACCAAACATAACTTCCTGGTTACGCGCGCGGAAGATATCGCTCCCGCCGTCCGCCTGGCCTTCCAGATCGCGACCTCCGGCCGCCCCGGCCCCGTGCTCGTCGACATCACCAAGGACGCGCAGCAGGCCACCGCAATCTTCTCGTTCGAAGCGGCAAAGCCGGAAACCTATCGCCCACACCCGATGCTCAGGGCTGAGTCCTCCTCGATCCGTGAGGCCATCGAACTGATCAAGCAGTCGAAGAAGCCCGTCATCCTCGCGGGCCACGGTATCGTCGAGTCCGGCGCAGAGCGCGAGGTCATCGCCTTCGCCGAGGCGCAGCAGATTCCCATCGCCTCCACGCTCCTCGGCCTCGGTGCGATCCCTGCAGCCCATCCTCTCTCGCTCGGCATGATGGGCATGCACGGCGAGTCGTGGGTGAACAACGCCATCCAGGAAGCTGACCTGCTGCTGGCCTTCGGCATGCGCTTCGATGATCGAGTCACCGGCAACCTCGCCAGCTATGCGCCTACCGCCAAGAAGATCCACATCGAGATCGATCCCTCGGAGATCAACAAGAACGTTCGCGTGGATGTGGCTCTGATCGGCGACCTCAAGGAAGTGTTGCAGTTGCTGCTGCCACTGCTGCCGAAGAACACCGACACGAGTTGGCTGCGTGAGATCAACGCCAGCAAGGGCAGCGCCGCCGTACGCGACATCATCAACCTGCCCGACAACGGCCACCTCTACGCCGCACACGTCATCCACGACATCTGGCGCGAAGCCCAGGCCGCAGGCCGCCTCGAAGACACAATCATCGTCACCGACGTAGGCCAGCACCAGATGTGGGAGGCTCAATACTTCAAGCATGAGGCTCCGCGCTCGCTCGTCACCTCCGGCGGCCTCGGAACGATGGGTTTCGCGCTGCCCGCAGCCATCGGCGCAAAGGCTGCCTGCCCCGACAAAGATGTCTGGGTCATCGCCGGTGACGGCGGCTTCCAGATGACCGCCGCAGAGCTCTCCACCATCGTGCAGGAGGGCCTCGCGATCAACATCGCGGTCATCAACAATGGCTTCCTCGGCATGGTGCGCCAGTGGCAGGAGACCTTCTACGAGAAGAACTACTCGGCCTCCCCGATCCTCTCGCCGGACTTCGTCATGCTCGCCGCCGCGCACGGCATCGCAGCCGCAAACGTCAGCAAGCGTACCGATGTAACGCCGACGGTCACCAAGGCCCGCACCAGCGGCAAGGCCTTCCTCATCAACTTCCAGGTCGAGAAGGAAGACGGCGTCTACCCGATGATCGCCCCCGGTGCCGCGCTGCACGAGATGGTGCGCAGGCCCCAACACGATCCTCTGCTTGAGACGGCGGAGGACAAGTAA
- the ilvN gene encoding acetolactate synthase small subunit, producing MLHTFVALVQDKPGVLTRVASLFRRLSINIVSLTVGESEQPDTSRMTIVCEAHEHAAHRIRASLYKLETTVHVDEVNRSEAVVRELCLIKVAAGPESPHGLHSRSQVFELAQVFRARVVDLAPESIMLEMTGSASKIEGLIQVLRESNYTILEVSRTGRMAMRRGHHTSRVLKALGTKGIPDTTDTFDPDALPEDEVLPTEFGEHEA from the coding sequence ATGCTCCACACCTTCGTAGCTCTCGTTCAAGACAAGCCCGGCGTTCTCACCCGCGTCGCCTCGCTCTTCCGCCGGCTCAGCATCAATATCGTCTCGCTGACGGTCGGTGAATCCGAGCAGCCTGACACCTCGCGCATGACCATCGTCTGCGAGGCCCACGAGCATGCGGCGCATCGCATCCGCGCCTCTCTCTACAAGCTCGAGACCACCGTCCACGTAGACGAGGTCAACCGCTCCGAGGCTGTCGTGCGCGAACTCTGCCTCATCAAGGTCGCCGCCGGTCCCGAGTCTCCGCACGGCCTGCACTCGCGCTCGCAGGTCTTTGAACTCGCGCAGGTCTTCCGCGCCCGCGTCGTCGATCTCGCCCCCGAATCCATCATGCTGGAGATGACCGGTTCGGCCTCCAAGATCGAAGGCCTCATCCAGGTACTGCGCGAAAGCAACTACACCATCCTCGAAGTCTCGCGCACCGGACGCATGGCTATGCGCCGTGGCCACCACACCTCACGCGTACTGAAAGCTCTCGGGACCAAAGGCATTCCCGATACCACCGACACCTTCGACCCCGATGCCCTGCCCGAGGATGAGGTTTTGCCCACCGAGTTCGGAGAGCACGAGGCTTAA
- the ilvD gene encoding dihydroxy-acid dehydratase encodes MSSTGKKNSIVLTEGPSRAAARAMLRGVGFSKEDLHKPIIGIANTWTEIGPCNYHLRDIAEAVKQGVREAGGTPMEFNTVTISDGITMGTEGMKASLISRDMIADSIELVARGNSFDGLVCIAGCDKNMPGAVMALARLDIPGLMLYGGSIAPGHLHVGADGKTPDASGKTEIDITIQQVFEAIGSHAAGKINDEQLEAVEASACPGPGACGGQFTANTMAMAGEFLGISPIQITGVPAMSKEKHEASREAGRIVMDLARAGLKPSQIITRESLEDAIAAVCASGGSTNAVLHLIAIAKELDIPLTVDDFDIISEKTPFICDLQPGGKYVAKDYQAAGGSRVLAQRLVDKNLLHGNTPTVTGKTIREEATTASETPNQVIIRTWDNALKSTGGLVILKGNLAPEGCVVKVAGHERIHHTGPARVFDSEDLCFAAINAGKINPNDVLVIRYEGPRGGPGMREMLAVTAAIKGIPELSETVALLTDGRFSGATRGLMAGHVAPEAQLGGPIGAVHEGDTITFDIPGRKLTLNVPDEEIAARLKNFKAPAPRYKRGVFAKYANSVSSASEGAVTT; translated from the coding sequence ATGTCCAGCACCGGCAAGAAGAACAGCATCGTCCTCACCGAAGGCCCCTCGCGCGCCGCAGCCCGCGCCATGCTCCGGGGCGTCGGCTTCAGCAAGGAAGACCTGCACAAGCCCATCATCGGCATCGCCAACACCTGGACCGAGATCGGCCCCTGCAACTACCACCTTCGTGATATCGCCGAAGCCGTCAAGCAGGGCGTCCGCGAAGCCGGCGGCACCCCCATGGAGTTCAATACCGTCACCATCTCCGATGGCATCACCATGGGCACCGAGGGCATGAAGGCCTCGCTCATCTCGCGCGACATGATCGCGGACTCCATCGAGCTCGTGGCCCGCGGCAACTCCTTCGACGGCCTGGTCTGCATCGCCGGCTGCGACAAGAACATGCCAGGCGCTGTGATGGCTCTCGCCCGCCTCGACATCCCTGGCCTCATGCTCTACGGCGGCTCCATCGCACCCGGCCACCTGCACGTCGGTGCGGACGGCAAGACACCCGACGCCTCCGGCAAGACCGAGATCGACATCACCATCCAGCAGGTCTTTGAAGCCATCGGCTCACACGCTGCGGGAAAGATCAACGACGAGCAGCTCGAAGCCGTCGAAGCCTCTGCCTGCCCCGGCCCCGGCGCCTGCGGCGGCCAGTTCACGGCCAACACCATGGCGATGGCCGGCGAATTCCTCGGCATCTCGCCCATCCAGATCACCGGCGTCCCCGCCATGTCGAAGGAGAAGCACGAGGCCTCGCGCGAAGCCGGCAGGATCGTCATGGACCTCGCCCGCGCCGGTCTCAAGCCCTCGCAGATCATCACCCGCGAATCGCTGGAAGATGCCATCGCCGCCGTCTGCGCGTCGGGCGGCTCGACCAACGCCGTGCTGCACCTCATCGCCATCGCCAAGGAGCTCGACATTCCGCTCACGGTCGATGACTTCGACATCATCAGCGAGAAGACGCCCTTCATCTGCGATCTCCAGCCCGGCGGCAAGTACGTCGCCAAGGACTACCAGGCCGCCGGTGGCTCGCGCGTCCTCGCCCAGCGCCTGGTCGACAAGAATCTCCTGCACGGCAACACGCCCACCGTCACCGGCAAGACGATTCGCGAAGAAGCCACGACAGCCAGCGAGACTCCCAACCAGGTCATCATCCGTACGTGGGATAACGCGCTCAAGTCCACTGGCGGACTCGTCATCCTCAAGGGCAATCTCGCTCCTGAAGGCTGCGTCGTCAAGGTCGCCGGCCACGAGCGCATCCACCACACCGGCCCCGCACGCGTCTTCGACAGCGAAGACCTCTGCTTCGCCGCGATCAACGCAGGCAAGATCAATCCCAACGACGTGCTCGTGATCCGCTACGAAGGTCCGCGCGGCGGCCCCGGCATGCGCGAGATGCTCGCCGTTACCGCAGCCATCAAGGGCATCCCCGAACTCTCAGAGACCGTGGCCCTGCTCACCGACGGCCGCTTCTCCGGCGCAACCCGCGGCCTGATGGCCGGCCACGTCGCCCCCGAAGCCCAGCTCGGCGGCCCCATCGGCGCAGTGCACGAAGGCGACACCATCACCTTCGACATCCCGGGCCGCAAGCTCACGCTCAACGTGCCGGACGAAGAGATCGCTGCACGTCTCAAAAACTTCAAAGCTCCCGCACCCCGCTACAAGCGCGGAGTGTTTGCAAAGTATGCAAACTCCGTAAGCAGCGCGAGTGAAGGAGCTGTCACCACGTAG
- the leuB gene encoding 3-isopropylmalate dehydrogenase — MKLKIAVLAGDGIGPEVTREATQILKAVAEFGNHEFTFTEALIGGVAITANGTPLPQTTIDTCLESDAVLLGAVGDNKFNHLTPDKRPEAGLLQIRQELGGFANLRPSVAYPALAENSPLRPEVTKGADILFVRELLGGLYFGQPRWWNKEEGANGGGEAINTMRYTRDEVVRVARVAFELAQKRRKKLTSVDKANVLECSQLWRATVDSLKADYPDVTVEHQLVDSMAMHLMNIPRNFDVVLTENLFGDILSDESGVITGSLGMLPSATIGGKVNLYEPVHGSAPDIAGTGKANPLGAILTAAMVLRHSGGLEQEAQAIEVAVAKVLEAGHRTADISRGNTAANVTTQQMGKLVHQALAESIDRHQSLHAV, encoded by the coding sequence ATGAAGCTGAAGATCGCAGTTCTCGCCGGAGACGGCATTGGCCCCGAAGTCACCCGCGAAGCCACGCAAATTCTCAAAGCGGTAGCCGAGTTCGGCAACCACGAGTTCACGTTCACCGAAGCACTCATCGGCGGCGTGGCCATCACTGCCAACGGCACGCCGTTGCCGCAGACCACCATCGACACCTGCCTCGAAAGCGACGCCGTCCTCCTCGGCGCGGTCGGCGACAACAAGTTCAACCACCTGACCCCCGACAAGCGTCCTGAGGCCGGACTGCTGCAGATCCGGCAGGAGCTGGGCGGCTTCGCGAACCTGCGTCCCTCGGTGGCCTATCCCGCGTTGGCGGAGAACTCTCCGCTGCGTCCCGAAGTGACCAAGGGCGCGGACATTCTCTTCGTCCGCGAGCTGCTCGGTGGCCTCTACTTCGGCCAGCCGCGCTGGTGGAACAAAGAGGAAGGCGCCAACGGTGGCGGTGAAGCCATCAACACCATGCGCTATACCCGCGATGAAGTCGTCCGCGTAGCACGCGTCGCCTTCGAGCTGGCACAGAAGCGCCGCAAGAAGCTCACCTCGGTCGACAAAGCCAACGTGCTCGAGTGTTCGCAGCTCTGGCGCGCCACGGTCGATTCGCTCAAGGCCGACTATCCCGACGTCACGGTCGAGCACCAACTCGTCGACTCGATGGCGATGCACCTGATGAACATCCCACGCAACTTCGATGTCGTGCTCACCGAAAATCTCTTCGGCGACATCCTCTCGGACGAGTCCGGCGTGATCACCGGCTCGCTCGGCATGCTGCCCTCGGCGACCATCGGCGGCAAGGTCAACCTCTACGAGCCCGTACACGGCTCCGCTCCGGACATTGCCGGAACCGGCAAGGCCAACCCCCTCGGCGCGATCCTTACCGCCGCGATGGTGCTACGCCACTCCGGTGGCCTCGAGCAGGAGGCCCAGGCCATCGAAGTCGCGGTCGCCAAGGTACTCGAAGCTGGCCATCGCACCGCTGATATCTCTCGCGGCAACACCGCGGCAAACGTTACGACGCAGCAGATGGGCAAGCTGGTACACCAGGCTCTGGCAGAATCCATCGACCGCCACCAATCACTGCACGCCGTATAG